The following proteins are co-located in the Burkholderia sp. HI2500 genome:
- the nuoE gene encoding NADH-quinone oxidoreductase subunit NuoE, which translates to MISAEGLKEIDRALTKYPADQKQSAVMSALAVAQEEHGWLSPELMQFVADYLGMPAVAVQEVATFYTMYELNPVGKHKITLCTNLPCQLGPDGGAEATADYLKQKLGIGFGETTPDGKFTLKEGECMGSCGDAPVLLVNNHRMCSFMSREKIDQLLEELSK; encoded by the coding sequence ATGATCTCAGCTGAAGGCCTGAAGGAAATCGATCGAGCGTTGACGAAGTATCCCGCCGATCAGAAACAGTCCGCCGTGATGTCGGCGTTGGCCGTGGCTCAAGAAGAGCACGGCTGGCTGTCGCCCGAACTGATGCAGTTCGTCGCGGACTATCTCGGCATGCCGGCCGTTGCCGTGCAGGAAGTCGCGACGTTCTACACGATGTACGAGCTCAACCCGGTCGGCAAGCACAAGATCACGCTCTGCACGAACCTGCCGTGCCAGCTCGGCCCGGACGGTGGCGCGGAAGCGACTGCCGACTACCTGAAACAGAAGCTGGGCATCGGCTTCGGCGAGACCACGCCCGACGGCAAGTTCACGCTGAAGGAAGGCGAATGCATGGGCTCGTGCGGCGATGCGCCGGTGCTGCTGGTGAACAATCACAGAATGTGCAGCTTCATGAGCCGCGAGAAGATCGACCAGCTGCTTGAGGAGCTCTCGAAATGA
- the nuoF gene encoding NADH-quinone oxidoreductase subunit NuoF gives MTSLHDRHIKPLILAGLNGENWHLEDYVARGGYKQLRRILEEKIPPEQVIADVKASGLRGRGGAGFPTGLKWSFMPRQFPGQKYLVCNSDEGEPGTFKDRDILRWNPHALIEGMAIGAYAMGITVGYNYIHGEIFEVYRRFEAALDEARAAGFLGDNIMGSEFSFQLHAHHGYGAYICGEETALLESLEGKKGQPRFKPPFPASFGVYGKPTTINNTETFAAVPFLLSIGPQNYLEIGKPNNGGTKIFSVSGDVERPGNYEVPLGTPFATLMELAGGMRGGKKIKAVIPGGSSAPVIPGDIMMQTDLDYDSIAKAGSMLGSGAVIVMDETRCMVRSLLRLSYFYYEESCGQCTPCREGTGWLYRVVNRIEHGEGRQEDLDLLNSVAENIMGRTICALGDAAAMPVRGMLKHYWDEFAYHVEHKHCMVGGHAHAAAA, from the coding sequence ATGACGTCCCTCCACGACCGTCACATCAAACCGCTGATCCTCGCTGGTCTGAACGGCGAGAACTGGCATCTCGAAGATTACGTCGCGCGCGGCGGCTACAAGCAGCTGCGCCGCATTCTCGAAGAAAAGATTCCGCCCGAGCAGGTGATCGCCGACGTGAAGGCGTCGGGCCTGCGTGGCCGTGGCGGTGCGGGCTTCCCGACCGGCCTGAAGTGGAGCTTCATGCCGCGCCAGTTCCCGGGGCAGAAGTACCTCGTCTGCAACTCGGACGAAGGCGAGCCGGGCACGTTCAAGGATCGCGACATCCTGCGCTGGAACCCGCACGCGCTGATCGAAGGCATGGCCATCGGCGCGTACGCGATGGGCATCACCGTCGGCTACAACTACATCCACGGCGAAATCTTCGAAGTGTATCGACGCTTCGAAGCCGCGCTCGATGAAGCGCGCGCCGCGGGGTTCCTCGGCGACAACATCATGGGCTCGGAATTCTCGTTCCAGCTGCACGCGCACCACGGTTACGGCGCGTACATCTGCGGCGAGGAAACGGCACTGCTCGAGTCGCTCGAAGGCAAGAAGGGCCAGCCGCGCTTCAAGCCGCCGTTCCCGGCGAGCTTCGGCGTGTACGGCAAGCCCACCACGATCAACAACACCGAGACGTTCGCCGCGGTGCCGTTCCTGCTGTCCATCGGGCCGCAGAATTACCTCGAGATCGGCAAGCCGAACAACGGCGGCACGAAGATTTTCTCGGTGTCGGGCGACGTCGAGCGTCCGGGCAACTACGAAGTGCCGCTCGGCACGCCGTTCGCGACGCTGATGGAGCTCGCCGGCGGGATGCGCGGCGGCAAGAAGATCAAGGCCGTGATTCCGGGCGGTTCGTCGGCGCCGGTGATCCCGGGCGACATCATGATGCAGACGGATCTCGACTACGATTCGATCGCGAAGGCGGGCTCGATGCTCGGTTCCGGCGCGGTGATCGTGATGGACGAGACGCGCTGCATGGTGCGCTCGCTGCTGCGCCTGTCGTACTTCTACTACGAGGAATCGTGCGGCCAGTGCACGCCGTGCCGTGAAGGCACCGGCTGGCTGTATCGCGTCGTGAACCGTATCGAGCACGGCGAAGGCCGCCAGGAAGATCTGGACCTGCTGAACTCGGTGGCCGAGAACATCATGGGCCGCACGATCTGTGCGCTCGGCGATGCGGCGGCGATGCCGGTACGCGGGATGCTCAAGCACTACTGGGACGAATTCGCGTACCACGTCGAGCACAAGCACTGCATGGTCGGCGGCCACGCGCACGCGGCGGCAGCCTGA
- the nuoH gene encoding NADH-quinone oxidoreductase subunit NuoH, protein MSLFDTINAGGSQLLGFAWPTVWAIVRILVVSVVILLCVAYLILWERKLIGWMHVRLGPNRVGPGGLLQPIADVLKLLLKEVIQPSAASRWLYLIAPVMTVVPAFAVWAVIPFQAEAVLANVNAGLLYAMAISSIGVYAVILAGWASNSKYAFLGAMRAAAQMVSYEISMGFALVLVLMTAGSLNLSEIVGSQQHGFFAGHGVNFLSWNWLPLLPAFVVYFISGIAETNRHPFDVVEGESEIVAGHMIDYSGMAFALFFLAEYINMIVISALTATLFLGGWDAPFEFLSFIPGIFWLVLKIFALLSVFIWVRATFPRFRYDQIMRLGWKVFLPVTVVWVVVVGFWMMSPLNIWVK, encoded by the coding sequence ATGAGCTTGTTCGATACGATCAACGCGGGCGGGTCCCAGCTTCTCGGCTTCGCATGGCCGACGGTGTGGGCAATCGTGCGCATCCTCGTCGTCTCCGTCGTCATCCTGCTGTGCGTCGCGTACCTGATTCTGTGGGAACGCAAGCTGATCGGCTGGATGCACGTGCGTCTCGGCCCGAACCGCGTCGGCCCCGGCGGCTTGCTGCAGCCGATCGCCGACGTGCTGAAGCTGCTGCTGAAGGAAGTCATTCAGCCGAGCGCCGCCAGCCGCTGGCTGTACCTGATCGCACCGGTGATGACCGTCGTGCCGGCGTTCGCCGTGTGGGCCGTGATCCCGTTCCAGGCCGAAGCGGTTCTCGCGAACGTGAACGCGGGCCTGCTGTACGCGATGGCGATCTCGTCGATCGGCGTGTACGCGGTGATTCTCGCCGGCTGGGCATCGAACTCGAAGTACGCGTTCCTCGGCGCGATGCGTGCCGCGGCACAGATGGTGTCGTACGAAATCTCGATGGGCTTCGCGCTGGTGCTGGTGCTGATGACGGCCGGCAGCCTGAACCTGTCGGAAATCGTCGGTTCGCAGCAGCACGGCTTCTTCGCGGGCCACGGCGTGAACTTCCTGTCGTGGAACTGGCTGCCACTGCTGCCGGCGTTCGTCGTGTACTTCATCTCGGGCATCGCCGAAACGAACCGCCACCCGTTCGACGTGGTGGAAGGGGAGTCGGAAATCGTTGCCGGTCACATGATCGATTACTCGGGTATGGCGTTCGCGCTGTTCTTCCTCGCCGAGTACATCAACATGATCGTGATCTCGGCGCTGACCGCGACGCTGTTCCTCGGCGGCTGGGATGCACCGTTCGAATTCCTGTCCTTCATTCCGGGCATCTTCTGGCTGGTGCTGAAGATATTCGCGCTGCTGTCGGTGTTCATCTGGGTTCGCGCGACGTTCCCGCGTTTCCGTTACGACCAGATCATGCGCTTGGGCTGGAAGGTGTTCCTGCCCGTCACGGTGGTCTGGGTGGTCGTGGTCGGCTTCTGGATGATGTCGCCGCTCAACATCTGGGTGAAGTAA
- the nuoG gene encoding NADH-quinone oxidoreductase subunit NuoG, with product MVELEIDGKKVEVPEGSMVIQAAHKADKYIPHFCYHKKLSVAANCRMCLVEVEKMPKAVPACATPVSAGMIVHTQSDKAVKAQQSVMEFLLINHPLDCPICDQGGECQLQDLAVGYGKSSSRYAEEKRVVFHKNVGPLISMEEMSRCIHCTRCVRFGQEIAGVMEFGMLGRGEHSEITTFVGKTVDSEMSGNMIDLCPVGALTSKPFRYSARTWELSRRKSVSPHDSVGANLVVQVKNNRVMRVLPFENEAINECWISDKDRFSYEGLNSEERLTKPMLKQGGQWIETDWQTALEYVAKGLKGIAADHGANALAMLASAHSTAEELFLVKQLANELKTPNVDFRLRQQDFSAPVQGAPWLGMPIADLSNVDAAFVVGSFLRRDHPLFAARLRQAAKNGAKLHFLHATGDDALIPTAQRIVAAPSAWLDQLAGIAAAVAQLRGVALPDTLAGVTASPAAQAVAQSLANGERRAVLLGNVAVRHPEFAKLHAVAKWIADNTGATFGFLTEAANTVGAHVVGALPGEGGLNAREAFEQPRKGYVLLNVEPEFDTADPAQALAALNQAEMVVVMSPFKHSLDYADVLLPVAPFTETAGTYVNAEGTVQSFNGVVRPLGDTRPGWKVLRVLGSLLGLPNFEYETAEEVRLAALGDAGVASRLSNQTSVAPVRVAANAANGGFERLADVPIYHADALVRRAGALHLTAAAKAANAAALPAALFDKLGLKEGDAVRVRQGERAVQLPAVRDANLAETVVRVSAATPAGAALGSLSGELVVEKA from the coding sequence ATGGTTGAACTTGAAATAGACGGCAAGAAGGTCGAGGTGCCCGAAGGCAGCATGGTGATCCAGGCTGCGCACAAGGCGGACAAGTACATTCCTCACTTCTGCTATCACAAGAAACTGTCGGTTGCGGCCAACTGCCGGATGTGTCTCGTCGAAGTCGAGAAGATGCCGAAGGCCGTGCCTGCCTGCGCGACCCCCGTGTCGGCCGGCATGATCGTCCATACGCAATCCGACAAGGCCGTGAAGGCGCAGCAGTCGGTGATGGAATTCCTCCTCATCAACCACCCGCTCGACTGCCCGATCTGCGATCAGGGCGGCGAATGCCAGCTGCAGGATCTGGCGGTCGGTTACGGCAAGTCGTCGTCGCGTTACGCGGAAGAGAAGCGCGTGGTGTTCCACAAGAACGTGGGCCCGCTGATCTCGATGGAAGAAATGTCGCGTTGCATCCACTGCACGCGCTGCGTCCGCTTCGGCCAGGAAATCGCCGGCGTGATGGAGTTCGGCATGCTGGGCCGCGGCGAGCACTCGGAAATCACGACGTTCGTCGGCAAGACGGTCGATTCCGAAATGTCGGGCAACATGATCGACCTGTGCCCGGTCGGCGCGCTGACCAGCAAGCCGTTCCGCTACAGCGCCCGTACGTGGGAACTGTCGCGCCGCAAGTCGGTGAGCCCGCACGATTCCGTCGGCGCGAACCTCGTCGTGCAGGTGAAGAACAATCGCGTGATGCGCGTGCTGCCGTTCGAGAACGAAGCCATCAACGAATGCTGGATCTCGGACAAGGATCGCTTCTCGTATGAAGGCCTCAACAGCGAAGAGCGCCTGACGAAGCCGATGCTGAAGCAGGGCGGCCAGTGGATCGAGACCGACTGGCAGACCGCACTCGAATACGTCGCGAAGGGCCTGAAGGGCATCGCCGCGGATCACGGCGCGAACGCGCTGGCGATGCTCGCGAGCGCGCACAGCACGGCCGAAGAGCTGTTCCTCGTGAAGCAGCTCGCCAACGAACTGAAGACGCCGAACGTCGACTTCCGTCTGCGTCAGCAGGATTTCTCGGCGCCGGTTCAGGGCGCACCGTGGCTCGGCATGCCGATCGCCGACCTGTCGAACGTGGACGCCGCGTTCGTCGTCGGTTCGTTCCTGCGCCGCGACCACCCGCTGTTCGCCGCCCGCCTGCGTCAGGCCGCGAAGAACGGCGCGAAGCTGCATTTCCTGCACGCGACCGGTGACGACGCCCTGATCCCGACCGCGCAGCGCATCGTTGCCGCACCGTCGGCATGGCTCGACCAGCTGGCCGGCATCGCAGCGGCCGTCGCGCAACTGCGCGGCGTCGCACTGCCCGACACGCTCGCGGGCGTCACGGCATCGCCGGCCGCGCAGGCTGTCGCCCAGTCGCTCGCGAACGGCGAACGCCGCGCGGTGCTGCTCGGCAACGTCGCGGTCCGCCATCCGGAATTCGCGAAGCTGCACGCCGTTGCCAAGTGGATCGCCGACAACACCGGCGCCACGTTCGGCTTCCTGACGGAAGCAGCGAACACGGTCGGCGCGCACGTCGTCGGCGCACTGCCCGGCGAAGGCGGCCTGAACGCGCGCGAAGCGTTCGAGCAGCCGCGCAAGGGTTACGTGCTGCTGAACGTCGAGCCGGAATTCGACACCGCCGATCCGGCGCAGGCGCTTGCCGCGCTGAACCAGGCCGAGATGGTCGTCGTGATGTCGCCGTTCAAGCACAGCCTCGACTACGCCGACGTACTGCTGCCGGTTGCGCCGTTCACGGAAACGGCCGGTACGTACGTGAATGCGGAAGGCACCGTGCAGAGCTTCAACGGCGTCGTGCGCCCGCTCGGCGACACGCGTCCGGGCTGGAAGGTGCTGCGCGTGCTCGGCAGCCTGCTCGGCCTGCCGAACTTCGAATACGAGACCGCGGAAGAAGTGCGTCTCGCCGCGCTCGGCGATGCCGGCGTCGCGAGCCGCCTGTCGAACCAGACGTCGGTCGCGCCGGTGCGCGTCGCGGCGAATGCCGCGAACGGCGGCTTCGAGCGCCTGGCCGATGTGCCGATCTATCACGCCGACGCACTCGTGCGCCGCGCAGGTGCGCTGCACCTGACGGCCGCCGCGAAGGCGGCGAATGCCGCGGCGCTGCCGGCCGCGCTGTTCGACAAGCTGGGCTTGAAGGAAGGCGACGCGGTGCGCGTGCGCCAGGGCGAGCGTGCGGTGCAGTTGCCGGCCGTGCGCGACGCGAATCTTGCAGAGACCGTCGTTCGCGTGTCGGCGGCGACGCCTGCCGGCGCAGCGCTCGGCAGCCTGTCCGGTGAACTGGTGGTGGAGAAGGCGTAA